A genome region from Streptomyces pratensis includes the following:
- a CDS encoding fumarylacetoacetate hydrolase family protein translates to MRIARFSIDGNVAFGAVEGDSPDSLVLDIIKGIPYTDFELSGTKVPLKKVRLLPPVLPNKVVAIGRNYAEHAAEMGNEVPDVPVAFFKPTTSVIGAGDSIEYPSFSEELHHEAELAVVIGRMCREVPRERVKDVIFGYTCANDVTARDVQRRESQWARAKGFDTSCPLGPWVETDVDPGNLAIQATVNGQQRQLGRTSDMVRSVEDLIVHITEAMTLLPGDVILTGTPAGVGPLHVGDEVAVTIEGIGTLTNKVIKRG, encoded by the coding sequence GTGCGCATCGCCAGGTTCTCCATCGACGGCAATGTCGCCTTCGGAGCGGTCGAGGGCGACAGCCCCGACAGCCTCGTCCTCGACATCATCAAGGGCATCCCGTACACCGACTTCGAGCTCTCCGGGACCAAGGTCCCGCTGAAGAAGGTCCGGCTGCTGCCGCCCGTGCTCCCCAACAAGGTCGTGGCCATCGGCCGCAACTACGCGGAACACGCCGCCGAGATGGGCAACGAGGTCCCCGATGTGCCCGTCGCCTTCTTCAAGCCGACCACCTCGGTGATCGGCGCGGGCGACTCCATCGAGTACCCCTCCTTCTCCGAGGAGCTCCACCACGAGGCCGAGCTGGCCGTGGTGATCGGCCGCATGTGCCGCGAGGTTCCGCGTGAGCGCGTCAAGGACGTCATCTTCGGCTACACCTGTGCCAACGACGTCACCGCACGCGACGTCCAGCGGCGCGAGAGCCAGTGGGCCAGGGCGAAGGGCTTCGACACCTCCTGCCCGCTCGGCCCCTGGGTGGAGACCGACGTGGACCCCGGCAACCTGGCGATCCAGGCCACGGTCAACGGCCAGCAGCGTCAGCTCGGCCGCACGAGCGACATGGTCCGTTCGGTCGAGGACCTGATCGTCCACATCACGGAAGCCATGACACTGCTCCCGGGCGACGTGATCCTCACCGGGACACCCGCAGGGGTAGGGCCCCTGCACGTCGGCGACGAGGTCGCCGTCACCATCGAAGGCATCGGCACTCTCACCAACAAGGTGATCAAGCGTGGCTAA
- a CDS encoding HAD family hydrolase, whose product MPIRAVLWDIDDTIFDYSGADRTGMRKHLEQDGFPEGYANLEQALDAWKAITDVQWARFAAGELDFQGQRRERVCAFLGRRLSEAEADDWFGRHAVHYEAAWALFPDTVPVLDRLAASFRHAVLSNSSIHNQDRKLRALGVRDRFEAVVCAVELGISKPDAGAFHAACEVMELDPHEVAYVGNEPDIDAGGAVAAGLTGIWLDREGRGGRPELLRITGLHELPGLLAGDTRFGAPDTFR is encoded by the coding sequence ATGCCGATCCGAGCGGTTCTCTGGGACATCGACGACACGATCTTCGACTACTCCGGGGCGGACCGCACCGGCATGCGCAAGCACCTGGAGCAGGACGGCTTTCCCGAGGGATACGCCAACCTGGAGCAGGCCCTCGACGCGTGGAAGGCCATCACGGACGTCCAGTGGGCGCGTTTCGCCGCCGGGGAGCTCGACTTCCAGGGGCAGCGCCGCGAGCGCGTGTGCGCGTTCCTCGGGCGGCGGCTGAGCGAGGCCGAGGCCGACGACTGGTTCGGCCGGCACGCCGTCCACTACGAGGCCGCGTGGGCGCTCTTCCCGGACACCGTGCCGGTCCTGGACCGGCTGGCAGCAAGCTTCCGCCACGCAGTCCTGTCCAACTCCAGCATCCACAACCAGGACCGCAAACTGCGTGCCCTGGGAGTGCGGGACCGCTTCGAGGCGGTGGTGTGCGCCGTCGAGCTGGGCATCTCCAAGCCGGACGCGGGTGCCTTCCACGCCGCCTGCGAGGTCATGGAGCTCGACCCGCACGAGGTGGCGTACGTGGGGAACGAACCCGACATCGACGCGGGCGGCGCGGTGGCCGCCGGGCTGACGGGGATCTGGCTGGACCGCGAAGGGCGGGGCGGGCGGCCCGAGCTTCTGCGGATCACGGGTCTGCACGAGCTTCCCGGGCTGCTGGCGGGCGATACCCGTTTTGGAGCGCCGGACACCTTCAGGTAA
- a CDS encoding type I restriction-modification system subunit M, producing the protein MITGEVKSKVGRVWDAFWSGGISNPLEVMEQITYLLFIKRLDELQTVKDRRANATGTPDPDPFFNVDQQDLRWQNFKVRDPEIMYGLVAEGVFPYLRHMGGDDSTYSHHMKDARFTIPNANLLAKVVDLLDDLGMDKSDTKGDIYEYLLAKIASAGQNGQFRTPRHIIDLMVEMTQPGPGDEVCDPACGTAGFLVQTSSYVKRTHKEALLGAEQRKHFNESMFHGFDFDSTMLRIGSMNMLLHGVENPDIRWRDSLAESAAGEAEKYSLILANPPFAGSLDYESTAKDLQSIVKTRKTELLFLALFLRLLKPGGRAAVIVPDGVLFGSTKAHKELRRILVEEQQLQAVIKLPGGVFKPYAGVSTAILFFTRTDTGGTDEVWFYDVRADGLSLDDKRNELLPEDRLGVRPTPADKPLSQEEHEKNNLPDVLNRWFDRGASERDRARTEQSFCVPKAEIVARGYDLSLNRYKEVVHEEIVTRPPHEILADLKLLEAEISKGSEELKGMLA; encoded by the coding sequence GTGATTACCGGTGAAGTGAAGAGCAAGGTGGGGCGTGTCTGGGACGCGTTCTGGTCGGGTGGCATCTCCAATCCATTGGAGGTGATGGAGCAGATCACGTACCTGCTCTTCATCAAGCGTTTGGACGAGCTTCAGACGGTCAAGGATCGCCGCGCGAACGCCACGGGCACGCCTGACCCTGACCCATTCTTCAACGTGGATCAGCAGGACCTGCGCTGGCAGAACTTCAAGGTCCGAGACCCCGAGATCATGTACGGGCTGGTCGCCGAAGGCGTCTTCCCTTACCTCCGGCACATGGGCGGAGACGATTCGACGTACTCGCACCACATGAAGGACGCCCGCTTCACCATCCCGAACGCGAACCTGCTCGCGAAGGTTGTCGACCTCCTCGATGACCTCGGCATGGACAAGAGCGACACCAAAGGCGACATCTACGAGTACCTGCTCGCGAAGATCGCCTCGGCCGGCCAGAACGGCCAGTTCCGCACGCCCCGGCACATCATCGACCTGATGGTCGAGATGACCCAGCCCGGCCCCGGCGACGAGGTCTGTGACCCGGCCTGTGGCACAGCGGGTTTCCTGGTGCAGACATCGTCGTACGTCAAGCGCACCCACAAGGAAGCCCTTCTCGGCGCGGAACAGCGCAAGCATTTCAACGAGTCGATGTTCCACGGCTTCGACTTCGATTCCACGATGCTTCGCATCGGTTCCATGAACATGCTGCTCCATGGTGTGGAGAACCCGGACATCCGCTGGCGTGACTCCCTCGCAGAGTCCGCTGCCGGCGAGGCCGAGAAGTACTCCCTGATCCTCGCCAACCCTCCCTTCGCGGGCAGCCTCGACTACGAGTCGACGGCGAAGGACCTTCAATCGATCGTTAAGACCAGGAAGACAGAACTACTCTTTCTGGCTCTCTTCCTGCGCCTCCTCAAGCCCGGTGGTCGCGCAGCCGTGATCGTCCCCGACGGCGTCCTCTTCGGTTCCACGAAGGCGCACAAAGAGCTCCGTCGCATCCTGGTCGAGGAGCAGCAGCTTCAGGCTGTGATCAAGCTCCCGGGCGGCGTCTTCAAGCCTTACGCCGGTGTCTCGACGGCCATCCTTTTCTTCACCCGCACCGACACCGGTGGCACGGATGAGGTCTGGTTCTACGACGTCAGGGCCGACGGCCTCTCCCTGGACGACAAGCGAAACGAACTGCTCCCGGAAGACCGTCTCGGCGTCCGCCCGACGCCTGCGGACAAGCCTTTGAGCCAGGAGGAGCACGAGAAGAACAACCTTCCGGACGTCCTGAACCGCTGGTTCGACCGGGGAGCCTCAGAACGCGACCGAGCGAGGACAGAGCAGAGCTTCTGTGTCCCGAAGGCGGAAATTGTGGCCAGGGGCTACGACCTCTCCCTGAACCGGTACAAGGAAGTTGTGCACGAGGAAATCGTGACCCGACCGCCCCACGAAATTCTGGCCGACCTGAAACTCCTCGAAGCTGAAATCTCCAAAGGGTCAGAGGAACTTAAGGGGATGCTGGCGTGA
- a CDS encoding Scr1 family TA system antitoxin-like transcriptional regulator encodes MPSRARRGTRCFLGVWGWGPDVRRGQLQQLIEMGERGNVTILAIPFERADLPVSGQPIAYATGRDTRGNPGRLVRPACVDQVGR; translated from the coding sequence TTGCCGAGTCGGGCCAGACGAGGCACCCGATGTTTCCTGGGTGTATGGGGGTGGGGACCGGACGTCAGACGCGGGCAGCTACAGCAGTTGATCGAGATGGGGGAGCGGGGGAACGTGACCATCCTGGCCATCCCCTTCGAACGGGCGGACCTTCCTGTGTCAGGTCAGCCCATTGCCTACGCAACCGGACGTGATACTCGCGGCAACCCGGGGCGGCTTGTCCGCCCTGCTTGCGTCGATCAAGTCGGGCGGTAG
- the gltX gene encoding glutamate--tRNA ligase: MANPPVRVRFCPSPTGNPHVGLVRTALFNWAFARHHQGTLVFRIEDTDAARDSEESYQQLLDSMRWLGLDWDEGPEVGGPHEPYRQSQRMDLYKDVAAKLLDAGHAYHCYCTTEELDARRDAARAAGKPSGYDGHCRDLSDEQKAAYEAEGRTSIVRFRMPDEAITFTDLVRGDITVQPENVPDYGIVRANGAPLYTLVNPVDDALMEITHVLRGEDLLSSTPRQIALYRALIELGVAKDTPAFGHLPYVMGEGNKKLSKRDPQASLNLYRERGFLPEGLLNYLSLLGWSIAEDRDIFGRDELVAAFDIADVNANPARFDLKKAEHINAEHLRMLDVETFTEACGPWLKAPFAPWAPEAFDAEQFAEIAPHAQTRVTVLSDITANVDFLFLDEPVHDEASWAKAMKEGSDALLVTARAELTAAEWNAEALKTAVLTAGEKHGLKLGKAQAPVRVAVTGRTVGLPLFESLEILGREKTIARIDAALAKLAA, translated from the coding sequence GTGGCTAACCCCCCTGTCCGTGTACGTTTCTGTCCCTCCCCGACCGGCAACCCCCACGTGGGCCTGGTCCGGACGGCCCTCTTCAACTGGGCCTTCGCCCGGCACCACCAGGGCACCCTGGTCTTCCGCATCGAGGACACCGACGCTGCGCGCGACTCCGAGGAGTCCTACCAGCAGCTGCTCGACTCGATGCGCTGGCTCGGCCTCGACTGGGACGAGGGCCCCGAGGTCGGCGGCCCGCACGAGCCGTACCGCCAGTCGCAGCGGATGGACCTCTACAAGGACGTCGCCGCCAAGCTCCTGGACGCCGGGCACGCGTACCACTGCTACTGCACCACCGAGGAGCTCGACGCCCGCCGCGACGCCGCACGCGCGGCCGGCAAGCCCTCGGGCTACGACGGCCACTGCCGCGACCTGAGCGACGAGCAGAAGGCCGCGTACGAGGCCGAGGGCCGCACCTCGATCGTCCGCTTCCGGATGCCCGACGAGGCGATCACCTTCACCGACCTGGTCCGCGGGGACATCACGGTCCAGCCGGAGAACGTCCCGGACTACGGCATCGTCCGTGCCAACGGGGCTCCCCTCTACACGCTCGTCAACCCGGTCGACGACGCCCTGATGGAGATCACCCACGTCCTGCGCGGCGAGGACCTGCTCTCGTCCACCCCGCGCCAGATCGCCCTCTACCGGGCGCTCATCGAGCTGGGCGTCGCCAAGGACACCCCGGCCTTCGGTCACCTCCCGTACGTCATGGGGGAGGGCAACAAGAAGCTGTCCAAGCGCGACCCGCAGGCCTCGCTCAACCTCTACCGCGAGCGGGGCTTCCTGCCCGAGGGGCTGCTCAACTACCTCTCGCTGCTGGGCTGGTCGATCGCCGAGGACCGCGACATCTTCGGCCGCGACGAGCTGGTGGCGGCGTTCGACATCGCCGACGTCAACGCCAACCCGGCGCGCTTCGACCTGAAGAAGGCCGAGCACATCAACGCCGAGCACCTGCGCATGCTCGACGTGGAGACGTTCACCGAGGCCTGCGGACCCTGGCTGAAGGCACCCTTCGCCCCCTGGGCGCCGGAGGCCTTCGACGCGGAGCAGTTCGCCGAGATCGCCCCGCACGCCCAGACGCGTGTGACGGTCCTCTCGGACATCACCGCCAACGTCGACTTCCTCTTCCTGGACGAGCCCGTCCACGACGAGGCGTCCTGGGCGAAGGCCATGAAGGAGGGCTCCGACGCCCTGCTCGTCACGGCCCGCGCCGAGCTGACCGCCGCCGAGTGGAACGCCGAGGCGCTCAAGACGGCCGTCCTCACCGCCGGTGAGAAGCACGGTCTCAAGCTCGGCAAGGCGCAGGCCCCGGTCCGCGTCGCCGTCACCGGCCGCACGGTCGGTCTGCCGCTCTTCGAGTCCCTGGAGATCCTGGGCCGCGAGAAGACGATCGCGCGCATCGACGCGGCGCTGGCGAAACTCGCCGCGTAG
- a CDS encoding DEAD/DEAH box helicase family protein, which yields MVSNQGNDGIGGSNGEASPPKPGPRPTPGPPRARRSPEESAARHIAGPAGNFAFLKAEWPALYEEASRAERLTYADPRAACFYARRAIELAVHWMYDKDTSLRVPYKRDLNAMLHEPSFRTLVGPAVHAKMDIIRRQGNHAVHKQAPVTPQAAVSSLRELFHSLYWFARTYTGQAHDLPTAGMEFDSTAIPRPLSPEARLKKQAELRKQAEEDQKRYQQQADELGKARAASEALAAQLAELQAQVAAAKAANQKVQDTHDYDEAATRDTFIDLLLKEAGWDRAPTGNDPAGKFTVERPVTGMQTTSGNGYVDYVLWGADGKPLAVVEAKRTRRDPRDGQQQAKLYADALTAEFNRRPVIFYTNGYETYLWDDGLGYPPRRVQGFLTHDQLHWHVRQRAGRLSLTTTPVNEKIAGRPYQLRAIKRVGETYERDCQRQALLVMATGTGKTRTTVALVDQLKKAGWAQRVLFLADREALVIQTMKAFKEHLPNTPVASLLDDKSASAHVFVSTYQTMMNQIDVTDSAGRRRFGPGYFDLIVIDEAHRSVYAKYGAIFRYFDSLLLGLTATPKDEIDRNTYKLFQLEDGVPTDSYGLDEAVGEGYLVPPNAVKVPLKFMEHGIRYDDLSEEEKAEWDAKEWSEDGEKPDAVSRHEMNRVLFNEDTVDKMLEVLVTQGHRVEGGDRIGKTIVFARNNEHARFIEARYNANYPKGAGHQARVITYKESYRQSLIEDFSAARKEPDIAISVDMLDTGIDVPEVVNLVFAKPVFSKTKFWQMIGRGTRLRPALFGPDEKDPDHAKQNFRVFDFCGNIDFFNSDLAGVEARQAPALSERLLGLQLDLLRSLDRRQQPDPARDGGPDAIASEPSVRWALAHRLHATVAGMNLDNFLVRPHRREIETFSDFRTWHRIDEDAEHAVREKLLGLPSDHEPDADETREEAKRFDLIAFRLQLAALDGGKEYAKLRQKVRDIAEDLLGKTNIPAVAEQLELLEAAASEEWWQDVTLPMLEDLRRRLRGLTKLVDAKAKRKIVYTDFEDEFGEISEAEIKDMPTGTDEHRFRQKARAYLLRHEDQPAVRKLRHNEQITDVDLAGLEEIFLAEAVASPEDLDDVRATGGLGLFVRTLCGLDRQAAQRALEGFIVGKQLSATQLDFITLIVDVVTKRGVLDLGDLYEVGSPFHECAPGGPDDLFSPEQIDDLKIIFIGLQSTAKPTMLAA from the coding sequence ATGGTCAGTAACCAAGGGAACGACGGCATCGGCGGCAGCAACGGTGAGGCGAGTCCGCCCAAGCCGGGACCGCGCCCCACTCCGGGCCCTCCGAGGGCACGTCGGTCGCCAGAGGAGTCCGCCGCCCGACACATCGCCGGCCCCGCAGGGAACTTCGCGTTCCTCAAGGCTGAGTGGCCGGCCCTCTACGAAGAAGCCAGCCGCGCAGAACGCCTCACCTACGCCGACCCACGGGCCGCCTGCTTCTACGCCCGTCGGGCGATCGAACTGGCCGTGCACTGGATGTACGACAAGGACACCTCGCTCAGGGTCCCGTACAAGAGGGACCTCAACGCGATGCTCCACGAGCCGTCGTTCCGTACGCTCGTCGGGCCGGCCGTGCACGCGAAGATGGACATCATCCGCCGCCAAGGCAACCACGCGGTCCACAAGCAGGCTCCCGTAACCCCGCAGGCCGCCGTCTCGAGCCTGCGTGAGCTGTTCCACTCGCTCTACTGGTTCGCCCGTACCTACACGGGCCAGGCCCACGACCTCCCCACCGCGGGCATGGAGTTCGACTCCACCGCCATCCCGCGCCCGCTCTCTCCCGAGGCCCGTCTCAAGAAGCAGGCGGAGCTGCGCAAGCAGGCGGAGGAGGACCAGAAGCGCTACCAGCAGCAGGCGGACGAGCTCGGCAAGGCCCGCGCCGCGAGCGAAGCCCTCGCCGCCCAGCTCGCCGAACTCCAGGCGCAGGTCGCCGCTGCCAAGGCAGCGAACCAGAAGGTCCAGGACACCCACGACTACGACGAGGCAGCCACTCGCGACACGTTCATAGACCTCCTCCTCAAGGAGGCCGGCTGGGACCGGGCGCCCACCGGGAACGACCCGGCGGGCAAGTTCACCGTCGAGCGCCCGGTGACCGGCATGCAGACGACCTCGGGCAACGGCTACGTCGACTACGTCCTGTGGGGCGCGGACGGCAAGCCCCTCGCCGTCGTCGAGGCCAAGCGCACCCGCCGCGACCCCCGCGACGGCCAGCAGCAGGCCAAGCTGTACGCGGACGCCCTCACGGCCGAGTTCAACCGCCGCCCGGTGATCTTCTACACCAACGGCTACGAGACCTACCTCTGGGACGACGGCCTGGGCTACCCGCCCCGTCGGGTTCAGGGCTTCCTCACCCACGACCAGCTCCACTGGCATGTGCGGCAGCGCGCGGGCCGTCTCTCCCTGACGACCACCCCGGTGAACGAGAAGATTGCCGGGCGCCCGTACCAGCTGCGCGCCATCAAGCGCGTCGGCGAGACGTACGAGCGCGACTGCCAGCGCCAGGCCCTCCTCGTCATGGCGACCGGTACCGGCAAGACCCGTACCACCGTGGCCCTCGTCGACCAGCTGAAGAAGGCCGGCTGGGCCCAGCGTGTGCTGTTCCTCGCCGACCGCGAGGCCCTGGTCATCCAGACGATGAAGGCTTTCAAGGAGCATCTCCCGAACACACCCGTCGCCAGTCTCCTGGACGACAAGTCCGCATCGGCACACGTCTTCGTCTCCACCTACCAGACGATGATGAACCAGATCGACGTGACGGACAGTGCGGGTCGCCGACGCTTCGGTCCCGGCTACTTCGACCTCATCGTCATCGACGAGGCCCACCGTTCCGTCTATGCGAAGTACGGCGCGATCTTCCGCTACTTCGACTCGCTCCTCCTCGGCCTGACCGCCACACCGAAGGACGAGATCGACCGCAACACGTACAAGCTGTTCCAGTTGGAGGACGGCGTCCCCACCGACTCGTACGGCCTGGACGAGGCGGTGGGCGAGGGGTATCTCGTGCCGCCGAACGCCGTGAAAGTGCCCTTGAAGTTCATGGAGCACGGCATTCGCTATGACGACCTCTCCGAGGAGGAGAAGGCCGAATGGGATGCCAAGGAGTGGTCCGAGGACGGCGAGAAGCCGGACGCTGTCAGCCGCCATGAGATGAACAGAGTTCTGTTCAACGAGGACACCGTCGACAAGATGCTGGAAGTCCTGGTCACGCAGGGCCACCGGGTCGAGGGCGGCGACCGCATCGGCAAGACGATCGTCTTCGCGAGGAACAACGAGCACGCCCGGTTCATCGAAGCCCGGTACAACGCCAACTACCCCAAGGGTGCTGGCCACCAGGCGCGTGTGATCACTTACAAGGAGAGCTACCGCCAGTCCCTCATCGAGGACTTCTCCGCAGCGCGCAAGGAGCCCGACATCGCGATCTCCGTCGACATGCTGGATACCGGCATCGACGTGCCGGAGGTCGTAAACCTGGTCTTCGCCAAGCCCGTCTTCTCCAAGACCAAGTTCTGGCAGATGATCGGCCGCGGTACCCGTCTGCGTCCAGCCCTCTTCGGGCCGGACGAGAAGGACCCCGACCACGCCAAGCAGAACTTCCGGGTCTTCGACTTCTGCGGAAACATCGACTTCTTCAACAGCGATCTCGCCGGCGTCGAAGCCCGTCAGGCGCCCGCCCTGAGTGAGCGCCTGCTCGGGTTGCAGCTCGATCTGCTGCGCAGCCTCGACCGCCGACAGCAGCCGGACCCGGCGCGCGACGGCGGCCCCGATGCCATTGCGTCCGAGCCGTCTGTCCGGTGGGCCCTGGCCCACCGCCTCCACGCCACCGTTGCCGGGATGAACCTGGACAACTTCCTGGTACGGCCGCACCGCCGTGAGATCGAGACGTTCTCCGACTTCCGGACCTGGCACCGCATCGACGAAGACGCCGAACACGCGGTCCGCGAGAAGCTGCTCGGCCTGCCCAGTGACCACGAACCGGACGCCGACGAGACCCGCGAGGAGGCCAAGCGCTTCGACCTGATCGCGTTCCGGTTGCAGCTCGCGGCGCTGGACGGTGGCAAGGAGTACGCCAAGCTGCGCCAGAAGGTCCGTGACATCGCGGAGGACCTGCTCGGGAAGACGAATATTCCGGCGGTCGCCGAACAGCTGGAGCTGCTGGAGGCGGCGGCGAGCGAGGAGTGGTGGCAGGACGTCACTCTGCCGATGCTGGAAGACCTGCGCAGAAGGTTGCGAGGGCTGACCAAGCTGGTTGACGCCAAGGCCAAGCGGAAGATCGTCTACACCGACTTCGAGGACGAGTTCGGCGAGATCTCCGAGGCGGAGATAAAGGACATGCCTACAGGCACGGACGAGCACAGGTTCCGCCAGAAGGCCCGTGCCTACCTGCTGCGTCACGAGGACCAACCGGCCGTCCGCAAGCTGCGTCACAACGAGCAGATCACAGACGTCGACCTGGCCGGGCTCGAAGAGATCTTCCTCGCCGAAGCGGTGGCCTCGCCGGAAGATCTGGATGATGTGCGCGCCACGGGTGGGCTCGGTCTGTTCGTCCGTACCCTGTGCGGACTCGACCGGCAGGCGGCTCAGAGGGCACTCGAGGGCTTCATCGTGGGCAAACAGCTGAGTGCCACCCAGCTGGACTTCATCACGCTGATCGTCGACGTCGTCACCAAGCGTGGCGTGCTCGACCTCGGGGACCTGTACGAAGTCGGCAGCCCCTTCCATGAATGCGCGCCTGGCGGACCGGATGATCTGTTCTCCCCTGAGCAGATCGATGACCTGAAGATCATCTTCATCGGCCTGCAAAGCACAGCGAAGCCCACCATGCTCGCCGCGTAG
- a CDS encoding DUF3800 domain-containing protein — protein MHLCYIDEAGNGQTLDPAKPDAPPVLVIGGFTVPRSQVKDLTWDFLNVKKHYRPQLRHVMHLSELIQHEIKGSDVRKNLRAGNHNWHRAAMDLLSSLLDILERHDARLLARVWIKEEGLAFNESGVYPTSVGSLTETFQAQLAHEHSRGMMVLDSRTKVKNAPNVHCVTTRKYRTGGDGLRGIIESPVFGHSDTHTLLQVADLVVSSLLFPIACHAYLNDLMWNVHCDDAYAPLREQFGERLKKLQFRYQDAGGKWRGGIVVSDRRTAQSSSLMFGDGKRAGAAGTIPEQQVGLHEAPKVP, from the coding sequence GTGCATCTCTGCTACATCGACGAGGCCGGTAACGGGCAGACGCTCGATCCGGCCAAGCCGGATGCACCGCCAGTCCTTGTCATCGGCGGATTCACCGTGCCCCGCTCCCAGGTCAAGGACCTGACCTGGGACTTCCTCAACGTAAAAAAGCACTATCGGCCTCAGTTGCGGCACGTCATGCATCTGTCCGAGCTGATCCAGCACGAGATCAAGGGCTCCGACGTCCGTAAGAACCTGCGGGCCGGCAACCACAACTGGCACCGGGCCGCGATGGATCTCCTCTCGTCCCTGCTCGACATACTGGAACGCCACGACGCGCGACTTCTGGCCCGCGTCTGGATCAAGGAGGAAGGGCTCGCCTTCAACGAGTCCGGTGTCTACCCGACCTCAGTGGGCTCGTTGACCGAGACGTTCCAAGCTCAACTGGCACACGAGCATTCACGCGGAATGATGGTTCTCGACAGCCGCACCAAGGTGAAGAACGCACCCAACGTGCACTGCGTGACCACACGCAAGTACCGCACGGGCGGGGACGGCCTCCGAGGGATCATCGAGTCCCCCGTCTTCGGTCACAGCGATACGCACACCCTGTTGCAGGTCGCGGATCTGGTGGTGTCGTCCCTGCTGTTTCCGATCGCCTGCCACGCCTACCTGAACGACCTCATGTGGAACGTGCACTGTGACGATGCCTACGCACCGCTGCGGGAGCAGTTCGGTGAGCGCCTGAAGAAGCTCCAGTTCCGATACCAGGACGCCGGCGGCAAATGGCGCGGTGGCATCGTGGTCTCGGACCGGCGCACCGCGCAGTCCTCCAGCCTGATGTTCGGCGACGGGAAACGTGCGGGAGCAGCAGGCACCATCCCCGAGCAGCAGGTCGGCCTGCACGAGGCGCCGAAGGTGCCCTGA
- a CDS encoding restriction endonuclease subunit S gives MNRWNMIPLHALGQVVTGSTPKTSEADFYGGSIPFVTPGDLHGFVPIEKTERYLTQAGASKARLLPEGSVMVSCIGLLGKVGVAGRAVATNQQINSVIFGESIFPRYGFYACRTLAPELERHSTSTTLPIVNKSRFADLEIPVPPLAEQKRIAATLDQVDILRAKRRETISLLDNLTQSIFLDMFGDGEWPVAPLSRVVRDGTVVTYGIVQAGEEFPGGVPYIRTGDIKRGQILTAGLRRTDPVIASKFDRSRVLAGDIVMSIRATVGTVAPVPPDLDGANLTQGTARISPGALTQGIYLLEYLRSSKAQFWIQNQVKGATFREITLAKLRELEVPLPPMALQNIFAERMQVVLGLRNAHSAHLAALDELFESVQQRAFAGRLWDHEVT, from the coding sequence GTGAATCGTTGGAATATGATTCCTCTTCATGCACTTGGTCAAGTGGTGACCGGCTCAACACCAAAGACATCTGAAGCTGATTTTTACGGAGGTTCCATTCCGTTTGTTACGCCTGGAGATCTCCATGGATTCGTTCCCATCGAAAAAACCGAACGCTACTTGACTCAAGCGGGAGCCAGTAAGGCGCGCCTGCTGCCCGAAGGTTCCGTAATGGTAAGTTGCATCGGGCTGCTCGGTAAGGTCGGTGTTGCAGGGCGGGCAGTTGCGACTAATCAGCAGATAAATTCTGTCATTTTCGGAGAGTCGATCTTTCCGCGTTATGGGTTCTATGCATGTCGCACCCTTGCTCCTGAGCTGGAGAGGCATTCCACTTCGACAACGCTGCCGATTGTGAATAAGTCGAGGTTTGCGGATCTGGAAATTCCTGTCCCCCCTCTTGCCGAGCAGAAGCGCATCGCCGCAACCCTCGACCAGGTGGACATCCTGCGCGCCAAGCGTCGCGAGACCATCTCACTCCTCGACAACCTCACGCAGTCCATCTTCCTCGATATGTTCGGTGACGGTGAATGGCCGGTTGCGCCATTGAGTCGCGTTGTTCGTGATGGAACCGTCGTTACGTACGGGATCGTCCAAGCGGGAGAAGAATTCCCTGGAGGGGTTCCTTACATCCGCACCGGAGATATCAAGCGGGGGCAAATCCTGACCGCAGGGCTCCGGCGAACCGACCCTGTCATCGCGTCGAAATTTGATCGATCCCGTGTTCTTGCTGGTGACATCGTGATGAGTATCCGTGCCACCGTCGGGACCGTTGCGCCCGTGCCGCCAGATTTGGATGGGGCGAATCTCACCCAGGGGACGGCTCGAATTTCGCCAGGCGCTCTGACGCAGGGAATTTACCTACTCGAATACTTGCGATCCAGTAAGGCGCAGTTCTGGATTCAGAATCAAGTCAAGGGTGCCACGTTTCGAGAAATCACCCTGGCTAAATTGAGAGAACTCGAAGTGCCGCTGCCGCCCATGGCGCTTCAGAACATTTTCGCAGAGCGTATGCAGGTCGTCCTCGGGCTGCGAAATGCTCATTCAGCCCACCTTGCCGCCCTCGACGAGCTCTTCGAATCCGTCCAACAGCGTGCCTTCGCCGGGCGCCTCTGGGATCATGAAGTCACGTAG